The Phragmites australis chromosome 1, lpPhrAust1.1, whole genome shotgun sequence genomic interval AATagaacgggcataactttcgtaTACAGAGTCAATTAAGACGTTCTTGGatttgctggaaagcttatgacaagaCATTTCTAATGGATTTAGTCTCACACTTAGATTTTTTATAGATTAATCATAGTCGATGAAATAAGGTATTGCATCACTGTTGCGGGTCTTGTAAGCGTGTCGAGGTTGGAGTTCAgattgtgtacgcctctttatAGGGCCACGCAACCTTAGGTCGACCTCCTTATGTCCCTGCTATACATATACAGTAACCATTGTAGTTTAGATccgggttttacttagattttttgtttagaTAGTTTTGccacttgttcggtttgtggaaccctaactTAAGTGcttcattgataattagcaatattcagattacatctatatgttcttgcttttgttcttgattcgcttacAGGAAACAGAACCGATTCCATGAATTAAATGTCCCCTAAGTCCTTGTTAGCCTCTAGAGATAACTACCAACATCAAAGAAGTATAGAGCAACACTTTCCTGTTTAGCATCATATTCTATTGGTGGGTGGTGTCGACCTAGGCCCGCCTGGCAGCCGTCGAAAGGTTTGTTGTGGGATgccatctccaagcttgagcagTAATCTGATGATGTCACCTGTAATGAAACTAAGGATATATTTGACAGAGCTCTAGGTTCAAAAATTGTTAGATGGTATCTCCGGCTCTAAGAATTTGTGGATCTAGAGTTATATGTTTATTGAGGATGTTTAAGTGAGTAATCTTGTTtatattttagactaaaaatagatgtttaattcattttattttagcCAACATACAGATATAAGATGAAGCTGGGATCTGTAGCTCTGCCAAACAAGCCTTAACTGATAAATAGAACTCGAGATCTACTATCTCTAAGCTTGGGTGGGGGGTTACAGACATAGCCTTAAAAGACCAAAAATCAAGCACAAACTTAATGGAGAAATAGGAGTGACATCAAAAGAGGATGCTAGAAAGGACAACAATTGCTGGTGTGCGGAAGGTAAATGATAGCAACGATGCTCAACACCTAAGCCAAGGAAGGAATAGACTAGATCTACTAAGGAAGAGATCGACCAAATATAAAGGTGGAGGGGGAGGCTaaggagagaggagatgggGGTGGCGAAGGAGAGGAAGCCTTAGAGCTTCTTATAAATAAGAGAGGAGCGTAtgtgtattttttatatacGTATCATATTTATTATATAATATATTCTTATCTCACTATGAAACTCTATTCACAATTTGTAcctatttttatttgttttcttatAACACTGTTGATCCACGAAGAGCTACCTACAATTATTTGTCCATAACGAAGAATCGCCAACAGTTAAGTGGATCAACTCATATAGGGTCACTTGACTCATCAGCAACACTGGTCGATTTACACTTGACGACTGTGCCTTTCATCGTTCGTGACAGTAGAAGTTTCTGATACGTCTCACGCTACCAGGAAACAAGCAATAATGGTGCACGCActaattttttcttttaaaaatgcTACAAACAGAAGTTTCAATGGACCTGCAGAAAAATAAAACCTAATAAGAATCTGCCCGTAGTGTCTACTGTCTCGTACAGTAGGAGTAAAATTTTCTGTAGTTTTTCAGGATTCCACACTCCGAGATCTGCCCAGACAAGATCAGGAAACAGAAATTGACAGAAGGAGCAGCCGCCCCCACGGGCCACGGTGCCTTTGTCCGCCCGTCTCAGAATCCTTCCCGAGGCCTTCGTGTCCCCGTACGCCCCGGGCTCGTGGCCGCCTCTCCACGTGTAACTGACCTCCCCCCAACCTTCCGATGCCACCCTCGTCGCACCTTAACCCCCCACCCACCTTCGCGTCTCCTTACTCCCCTCTACGCGCGAGCCCACACCGCCCGCTAAGCGCGAAGCCGTCACTCTGACCGCGTCACTGCGCACGCCACTGAGCCACTCCCACCGACCAATGGCCATGGGCGGCGCGTTCCCCTTCCAGTGGCCAATGGAGCCCGATGTCCCAGGGCTCGACGTCGGCCTGCCGCCTCTGCCCACCGTGGTCCCCGACGCCGGGGTGTCTTActacgcggcggcggaggacatGCACGCGATGGCGCTCCCTGATTTCGCTTTCCCGAGCACCGCGGCCGACGCCGCGCTGGTGGCgatgcggcgggaggaggaggaggccgtcggCATCCGGCTGATCCACTTCCTCATGAGCTGCGCCGGCGCCGTCGAGGCGGGCGACCACGCGGCCGCGTCCGCGCACCTGGCCGATGCGCACGCCGCGCTCGCGGCCGTCTCGCCCGCCTCCGGCATCGGTCGCGTGGCCGTCCACTTCACCGCCGCGCTCTCCCGGCGGCTGTTCCCTTCGCCGCCATCGCCTCCGCCCACCGCCGACGCCGACCACGCTTTCCTCTACCACCACTTCTACGAGGCGTGCCCCTACCTCAAGTTCGCGCACTTCACGGCCAACCAGGCCATCCTCGAGGCCGTCCAAGGCTGCAGCCACGTCCATGTCATCGACTTCAGCCTCATGCAGGGCCTCCAGTGGCCCGCCCTGATCCAGGCGCTCGCCCTCCGCCCAGGAGGGCCGCCGTTCCTCCGCGTCACCGGCATTGGCCCGCCCTCCCCTCCCGGTCGCGACGGCCTCCGCGATGTGGGCCTCCGCCTCGCTGACCTCGCGCGCTCCGTCCGCGTCCGCTTCTCCTTCCGCGGGGTCGCCGCCAACCGCCTCGACGAGGTCCGCCCCTGGATGCTGCAGATCTCGCAGGGCGAGGTCGTTGCCGTCAACTCCGTTCTCCAGCTCCATCGCCTCCTCGCCGACCCGGACACAGCCGACCGGGCGCCCATCGACGCCGTCCTCGACTGCGTGGCCTCCGTGCGGCCCAGGGTGTTCACGGTTGTGGAGCAGGAGGCCGATCACAACAAGTCGGGCTTTCTGGACCGGTTCACGGAGTCGCTGTTCTACTACTCGGCGGTGTTCGACTCCCTGGACGCGACGAGTGGGGGCGCGGGCGACGCGGTGGCCGAGGCGTACCTCAAGCGGGAGATCTGCGACATCGTGTGCGGCGAGGGAGCGGACCGCAGGGAGCGGCACGAGCCGCTGCGACGGTGGCGGGACAGGCTGGGGCGCGCGGGGCTGAGCGCCGTGCCGCTCGGAGCCAACGCGTTGCGGCAGGCGAGGATGCTGGTGGGCCTGTTCTCCGGCGAGGGCCACTGcgtggaggaggccgaggggtGCCTGACGCTCGGGTGGCATGGGCGGCCGCTCTTCTCGGCGTCCGCGTGGCGGGCGGAAGAGAACAATCAGAGTGGCAGCAACGTGGACGGTACCAGCGGCAGTGAGGAGAGCAATATCAGCTGCAGCAGCTAGCTAGTGCCTAGTTGGAGTAGCAGCGGCGCTGCAAATTTGGTAAGAGTAGCGGGGTCGCGGGTGACAGACGCATGCTTCTGTAAAAATCGCGGTCCGGTGGTATGATCAAGGGCGTGGATCGATCGTAAATGGTAGTACGAGAAATCTTAAATGACATGAAACTTGTGAGCTTCATTGGCATCTCTCTCTTCAACATACTTCTATCAGCACCACCACTCTCTTCAACATACTTCTAtcagcaccaccatcaccaagcACGAGCTGGGAAGAGCTCTCTAGAAATGTCCGCTCCCCAACTACAGTACCAAGAGGCGACCCGTAAGGTGACTTTGAGAATCGGCGCCGGTGGGGGTGGGGACCGGGTGGATCAACATCCGGTGAAGCTTGTAGATTAGTTAGGAGTTGATAATTTGCTAGTAGGCTTGTACATTAGTTAGTAGTCATGTGGAGGAGCGACGAGTAGAAGGGTGCAGGGCGTTGCAAGCTAGGTGGGTGGCTACAGGGGTCGTGGTGGAGGCTGTCATGGCTGCTTCTGTGTCATCCTTACTTGGATCTTGTAGCCCCGAACTCGACGTGGAGCAGACGCTTAGCTTCTTTTCCACCGTGTCCTCATGGCCTTCCGCTATTGTAACTGTCGCGAGTGCTATCGAGGCTACTGCTGCTGGGCCATGGCCCGCGTTCTACTCAAGTGTGGTTTTCATTGTTGTTTCTAGTTGCTTGGAGAAGCTAGGGTTGGGTTTCCCCATGCCGATTCCATTGGTTGTGGGCGTTTTGTTTTCTCCGAGCGAGCTTCGCGGAGGCTTTGGTGATGACATCGCTATCGGCATCGATGGTTCTATCGTTGTTGCTCGGGAGAGGTTAGAGTTGCCCCACCTGGTCGCGTCTGGGTGGGAGCCTTTTTGGGTTGCTTCATCGTTGATCGACTCGGGGCTGCATGCGATGCTTCAGGTGTCTAATCCCTTATTTTTCGGTGATGATACGACTGACAGTCGTAAAGTAGTGTCTGTACGTTCAACATTTCAAGAGCATGTCAATGAGTTCGATGTGCTAATAGTTGGTGCATCAAAAAACTGCAAAGCTTCTTCATCGAGGAGGGCATCGGCTTTAAGCTGCATGCTCGGCGTGTTCTCATGCTAGTGGCGGCGGTCCATCGAGTGGCCGCTCTGTTTGTCGGCAAAGAAGGTGACCATGAGAACCTTGCAAGGACCATGTTGTAATTGTTATATTCCTCAAGGGAATCTTTGTAAGGAATGCGTTGTAATCCTTTGTATACATGCATGAAATACAACCCgatttctcaaaaaaaatacatactcTATCAGCATATTGTGTATTTGTAAGGAATGCGCTGTAATCCTTTGTATACATGCATGAAATACAACTCggtttctaaaaagaaaaaaaaaataccctaTCAGTATATGGTGTATTTGGATAAATGCCATTgcaattgttaaaaaaaattaaaatagggAATGGCTAGTTAACATTCAACAAAATTTCATTTGCCAAAATCATTCAGATTTGGGACCGTATTATGGAGATTTGACGGTACATCTCCCAGGCCCTTTGCTACTTCAGCTATTCTCAGATTCGACCAGAAACACATAcggtgtgattggttgcccgtATGGGTTTTGCCTGCATATATAAGCAGGCTAAGAGGAAGTAGGTTGAGCAAAgttgtatttgttaaaaagaagagtgtttggttctgttgggggaatggtaccGCATAGGCCCCCGTTCGTCGACTTCAGCCACAGTGGTCAATTCTAAAACCAAAGTAGCGAGGCTAACGTCAAGGCAGAGATGTTTCCCTTTATGCCATGCAGGAGTTAGGCACAAGAAGGTGTAACAAAGCCCAAAAGATGAAGTTCAGAGGTGAGGCCCGAAGGACGAAGGGTATAACAAAGCCCTAAGACCGAAGGGATGCGGCACGAGGACCTTCGGTGATATAGCGAAGGTTCACCTAAAAAGGAGCTCGCGAGTTAATTAAAACCCGACTAGGAAATGGTCAAGGGAGATTGCCAGTAGCCCCAGCGAAGGGTTCAATGTAGGTCCCTCTGGGACATGTGTCAGGATTTGGTTGCGTATGGCATCATAGGTAGGCAATGACTATAATACCCTAGAAATATTCTAAGATATTCCCTAGTGTTAGAAGGAATATTCATGTGGATAAGGGGTATAAATGCAATGACGACAAGAGTGATTGATgtatgcctataaataccctACTCACCTAATGTAATACAAGAGAGGAACAATTATTACACTTATAGTAACGAGGATTGTTCACTGTGTTGCGATCACGTCACCAACATTTGGCGCCGTTCATGGTGAGCGAACCCATGACCACGTGGTGATCTCATACCATCAAGgactcaaaaagaaaaggcacAAGGATCTATAGATAACGAGGGAGGCTCGAAGGTTCCATCGCAGCAAGGAGCTATGGCGACTGATGGGGCCGAGGCTTTGGTCGAGGCCCCTAGGGTCCAGATACCTGGAGTCAGCATGGTTGTCGAAGGTGGAACTGGGGGGTCCAGGGCAATCACTCCGGGCATTGAAGAGGGTCGGACGACTACTTAGGACATCCCGAAGCATCACCAAGTTCCCCTGCACACCTTAGGGGACCATGGAGCAGGAGCTCATGAAGGTAGCGACGTGTTGTACATGAACCAGGTGGAGGGGGCCAACATGCAAATCCAAGAGCCTTGTGAGGAACTCAGACCCGTTCGTCAGTCCATCTCCTCCCAGCAGGGGCATCCGGGGAACTTAGCAACAGCAGGGACTTGGAGCTAACTTATCACCGAGGGTCGGACGAACCCCATTGGCTGCGGGCGGtagatcaagcttctctattgTCTGTGGACTTGCAAATGTGGTCGTGGCCCTAGGGGTTCAAAATGCCTCAGCTGCACCTATACAATGGTGAAACTGACCTGAAGGAGTTTGTTATGAACTTCAAGGTCGAGATAGAGTACACGTGGGAAGATGAGGCCACCATGGCTAAGGCCTTCGCCCTGCCCATTAAGGGAATCACCCCTCGTGGTACACCTCTCTCCTAGCGAGAATGATATTCTCCTGGGAGCAGCTTCAGGAGGCACTATTCTTGCACTTCTAAGGCAATTATGTGCCCCTGGTCACTGTAGGAGATTTGTTTACAGTAAAACAAAAGGAGGGTGAGAACTTGAAGGAGTTAACTCGGTGTTTCGTGCGAGTGAAATGTTAGGTGAAGGGCCTCAATGACGATGGCATGGCCTCCGACTAGGGACCCTGGCCTCACGCCTAGCGCGAAAGCCGGTCAGGGACGTGGATGAGTTGTTCACTAAGATAGAAGAGTATTCAAGGGCTGAGGAGGATGAGCTTCGGAGGCACACCGACAGGCTGGCCTTCGAGACTCGAAGCTAAATGAAAGGCAAGGAGAAATCATCTCAAGGAATGGAGAAGGAACGAAGCCCAAAGGCGTGGCATGACGAGGCCCAAAGGACGAAGGGTAAAATGAAGTTCTGAGGCCGAAGGGAGGTAGCACGAGGACCTTCGATGACAGTGCAAAGAGTCACCTAAAAATGAGCTCGCGGGTTAGTTAGAACCCAACTAGGAAATGGCTAGAGGGAGATCTCCCATAGCCCTAGCGCAGGGTTCAATGCGGGACCCTCTGGGATGTGTGTTGGGATTTAGTTGCATAGGGCATCATAGGtaggtgtcacgtcccaaatccgcAATCACATGATTAAGCCTAATCATGTATCATTAGCAGTGTGTCTaaatttgtgcaatttattttggcacactagagcacttcgtttcgagtcaatcagatgagagaaagaaattcaggagagaaagGAATAGAATTCGCATTGGAAATATCTTCCTTCTCTTGCATGTGGGACCCACTTGAGTGGTCAACCACTCCATTTCCCTCTCCCCTATGTGCACCAAACCACTCCTTCACTCCcaccatgctctctctctctctctctctctctctctctccccctcctaTTTCCAACCGGCCAAGGAGAAGAGTagccccctccctctcaagccctctctctttctccctcgattcctccctctagaagccGAGTTGAGGTACACATGTGGTATTCACGCGATCACTAGCCCCTAAGCTCCTCATCCATCCGATTCGTTTGCATTTTCCCGGAAGATTTGAGCTGTTCTTGATGTTCTTACTTGAAGCACGAGGAATTGTGGTTGGACTCCTCTTCTAGGATAATTTCTtcatttccttcatcacccggtggtcaccaacctctacaagcaccgtgggtaagtTCTTTAGGCTTCTCTCGGTAAGAATGCGTGAATTGGTGGatcgattttgagtttggaCCTAAGTTTGCAGAATTCTTGAGTTCTTAAGCTTTGGAGCAAAATGAGAGGATTTGGATGAGATTTGTGTTAGGAATCGTGTTggtaggttggtgagtgagttctataCTCtgtgaactatctcaaacatgtttccttttggtttggagaggcttgTAAATCAAATCGGTCGAGTTTTCTGcctcgaagcaacctctctggatAACCCAAATAGTCCGGGTACTGCCCGGATGTTTCGGGTAGACCTAGAATATTCCGAtgaattgtgctaaaaaatcattacggtttagggtgcaatttgagtctagaaccTTTTGTGTAGTGTATATCCATGTTTAGGTGTAATGGATTTAACATGCAAATAAAAATCGATCGAGGAAGATCATCGAGAAGTGTAAGTCTGTCTAACCCAGATAGTCCGAATTAAACCTGGAGGGTCCAGgttaattcaatttagatttagcaAAGAACCCTCGCTCAGAGCCTAGCCCGAACATTTCGGCCTAACCTGGAGGTTTCGGACTCAATTTGGACCTTTCGAGTTAATTCAAAAATGGCTAATCAAGAACCCCCGTCCGAAGTACAACCCGAAGGCTCCAAAACCTGGATGTTCTGAGTTCGACCTGGAGTCTACAGTCTCCTGTTAGCTTTCCGAAGTCGTTTAGATCGCAAGGTTTACTATTATTTCGCATATCTTTCACTTTTAGCTTATTGTTATGCATAtagtagcatacattgttgcattccattcatactcatcattacacatgttcttctttagtgaatgaggaTCCAGAGCGTGACATGGGTATagttgaaggtgacaccgagcCACTCGGGTTCTGTGAATTCTATGTGGGTAATATCAGAtagccacctgagcagcaaggcaagcaccTAAGCATACCCcatattaatttggatcatatgtatctaatgtgataaaatatgctttatgtacgtTATGTATGTTGTTGAGTCgatgtcaggtcttgtatgggtagaacTTATGTCAATGCATTACACCCCGTCTTGAGTTATTGGTGATCCATCTCGTTGTAACTGGtgtttaacttgatgatggtctaATTTAAAAGTTAACTAAAATACTTAGCTGTGCATAAATTTTtcagtagaagttgagcggtggttCAATCCCTGTCCGCaagctataggctttaattaccgTCACATTGAAaacaatgttgggttgatggtgttagttagatgagtagtgaggatggggcgagatgtgagcggtgttagggatATTTCTCTTGCCCCGATGTGGATTTTCTTGGggaggtcgggagaggaacctggaCACCGTAACCGCTTGCATCACTTAAGCACcaatcgttgttgcagttggctttaacATTTACCATACTTACTACATgttaatctaatggtaagataagccgaatatCTCTGTAGAtgtgatcatttgagcttgcacatcgaCGATGTGAGCGGACGAgcttgtaagagacacttgaggttgctccgggagttaaTTTAAGTGGGCTCCGTACTGAGCaatgcctgattcaaatggttaggacttattgggaaaggttggcacgagtaccccttaggtggacctgtgtggtcactctAGCCGTATGGTCCTTGGGTCTTacgggtaaagttgtacccctgcaaggtgtaaaaatattttggaattccgtgctcttggtcatgagcatgattTTGTTCATTTGCAGAAGTCGTTGAGTTACGAgcttggtttgaggtggttgacgagttgagatggttctttacatATATTATTACTATAattccttatatatatatatgttcaatTGATAGTTATAGATTAGATAGTTGTGTGGTTAAGTCTAGGTGCTTACACatattttttgtcaaattttactcttgtatataaatttacttaaccatgtggtcatATTCTTACTAACATCCCAATTCATAATTCTTAGAGTCGGATTATCTATAAGTACCTACTATAAATTAAGTCTTGTGAAtaacttcgtactcacgctgctctttcaggtgctaccgcgCGAGGAGGAGCTGTTATTTCGCTACTTCATGCCcaccgagggtggtggcggtcatgagtaggcaactaatTGAatgtcgtgcttttgtgatgtaGCTGTAGCCTAATGGCATATAGCTctatcctccttttgttgtttatagttttagcttcTACTACATAGTTCTCTTTTGTTtaggagttgattagttttagtctcctcgtaactctcttttgctataaattgtaaaaaattacggatgcttaaaaacttgtaatataattaaattactcaCTCTTTGTTAAGTTTTGTTATGATGtaatatgttggaaagacatgtgttccgattttgAGCACAAAACAAGTATCAAAACTACCaaagcggtattttgattaatcattgaagttgtgattaagtaaatgatcgatttaatgattgattagaatactatttggacggtttcttATAGTAGGTAATGGCCATAATATCTAAGGAATATTCTAGGATATTTTCTAGTGTTAGAAGGAATATTCCTGTGAATAAGAGGTACAAATATAATGACGATGGGAGTGGTTGAGTTGTGCCTATAAATATCACCATTCACCTAATGTAATAACTAGAGATGAACAATTATTATGCTTATAATTATGAGTACTATTTACTATGTTACGATCACGATCCCAGtaggttggttgtatctgtctggacaAGTTGATATAGGATTATATTTGATTGATCGAATCTGATGacgcataagtagatgcaagagttgagagTGTGATTGGTTGTTAGTATGAAGACGATTTTGTGACAATGACAAGTGGGTTTGACTGCATGAGCGGATGTAGGAGCCTGCATCCATCAGGTCAGGCTGCGAGCGTACATTTGCATCAACTAGGCTAGCTGGAATAGTATATACGGACAACCAAACATGCTTCTATCTGAGATTATATATATTCGTGAGACCAGGTTGCTGGGCAACCAATCAGACCCATAGTCTTCAAAATCTCATTCCGACTCCCAATTACGCACCTGTCTCCTTCCTCTGTTTCCCCACTGCGTGCCCCACCGGCCAACGCTAGCGAGGCCCATCGGCCCTCCTCCACTCTCCGTCCTCCCTAAGCCACCCTACCCCTTGCACCACTGTCTTCCTCCTCTCTGACAAGACGCCCATGCTCCGCCCTTCTACCTTGTCTCCGGTGACGGAAATTGCTGGATCCATCGCCTCCATGACAACCTTGTCGAGTACTCGCCTTGGTGCCAACCTTGCCCACCGTAGGTCCTCTGCCATCACGTTCAGCAACGCCTCGCCCACCACCCGTCACCACCACTGGGCCAGCCTATTTCCACGGCCTTCTCTCTATGTCCTAGGGTCACCGATAACCTCGACGAACACCTCTAACCATGAACCCTAACAGGACACCCATGCTGCTAAAGTTCATGGAGCCTGCATGACTTCACGTGAGATAGAGCAGGACGTGGCCGAGCACGAATCTCGATAATGATCGGAAGGTTAGAAATCATACATAACTAGCAATTccgaaaaaaaaatatcactgcCCTCGCATTGTGGTTGTTAGACCGAATGCCCGTCAGTATTCTCGTCTCTTTGTTGCCTGCGTGGCCTGGCGAGAAATGAAGCGCAGCAGGATGCAGGCGAGAGGGATCAGGGATGGGCAGAGCTTTCTCAAGCCGATTGTTACGAGGAAGAAGTGGAGGGGAAGGGCATTTGTTTAAAGACTTCTACGATCGCAATAATATGTTTTCATAGCCTAGCGGCAATTGCAGAGGCATTCCTCAGCTGGTGACAACGTCAACTGACAACCATATATGAGCACCGCCTCTGTCAAAAAAGCAAAATAAAACTGCAGTGCCCTGCACCCCTGTTTTCTGAACTTAAACAAGACGTGTTTCCCTTTTCATGCGGGAACTATACCTTTCTTGATGACTGATGGGCTACATATGGTTCCATTCCCTCAATTCCAAATTTTATTCATATAGAAAGTTGATATCTATTTGACAGAGTTCGCAAAGCAATTTTTCGAGTAAATAataatttttggttttttagttTCTAGATTGAAATTCGTGTGAGTAATTTTATGAAATAAATTAGATCATgagagctgaaaaaagtagTTTCGCTGATTCACTTTCCACGACTCATTTTCTTCGTATTCACTTTTCATGACTCATTTTCTTCATaaagtttatcttaaaaacctattttcttaaataatcactcattctaaaaaaaattaaattagaaaGAGTTCTACTAAATATATCCTAGTAGGGATATTTTCAGGCCTGCCTGTGCCATGCTACTGTTCATTGGTTGCACTAAAATATTAGCCACCTGATTCAATAACGTAATCTGTCTGCGTCGAATCACTGCTGATTTTGTTTGTACAAATGATGCTTGCGGCCGTGCGCTACAAGCTAAAATCGGTCTGTTGTTCTGTAACCACGTAAATTAAACAACAGGGCAGTGGGTTTCTCAATGCGGACTGAGTACTGGTTTCGCAAAAGCTCTCAGATGTACTATAGTACTTTGTAACTTTGTTAGTGCAGTTACGACGTAGTACTAGTAATCAAATTTTGATGCGTGGAGGTACGAAGCGCACCAGTGTCTCACGTTTGGCTATGCAGACTTGTTAGGATATCTTTAATGATTATAGatatctattatttttttgagaaagtatattttttaaattttatacaAGTCTTGTCATTTACAATTTCTTATACTTTATGGAGGAGAAAGTTACTGAAGTGACTTAAAAGTATTAACTTTTTATCTCTTCTCTTTAAAAGCTAATACTTATCTTTCTCTTATCTGCGAGATATATAAAATCATGCTAatcattaaattaaaaaatatactctctTAGCTAAAAGATAATAGTTATCTCTAACTATTAGAGATGCCTTTACAATTGCAGCGGCAGAGCATCTCTCTGATTTCACACTAGCAATGGGCACAGTTA includes:
- the LOC133916639 gene encoding protein SLENDER RICE1-LIKE 1-like; translation: MAMGGAFPFQWPMEPDVPGLDVGLPPLPTVVPDAGVSYYAAAEDMHAMALPDFAFPSTAADAALVAMRREEEEAVGIRLIHFLMSCAGAVEAGDHAAASAHLADAHAALAAVSPASGIGRVAVHFTAALSRRLFPSPPSPPPTADADHAFLYHHFYEACPYLKFAHFTANQAILEAVQGCSHVHVIDFSLMQGLQWPALIQALALRPGGPPFLRVTGIGPPSPPGRDGLRDVGLRLADLARSVRVRFSFRGVAANRLDEVRPWMLQISQGEVVAVNSVLQLHRLLADPDTADRAPIDAVLDCVASVRPRVFTVVEQEADHNKSGFLDRFTESLFYYSAVFDSLDATSGGAGDAVAEAYLKREICDIVCGEGADRRERHEPLRRWRDRLGRAGLSAVPLGANALRQARMLVGLFSGEGHCVEEAEGCLTLGWHGRPLFSASAWRAEENNQSGSNVDGTSGSEESNISCSS